CGACGTCCCAGCCCCGGTCGTCGGCGAACCGGGTCACCGCGTCGCCACCGGCGGCCACCAGCCGCCACAGGTCCTCGGGCGAGGTCACCCCGCCGGGGAACCGGCACGCCGCGCCGCAGATCGCGATCGGCTCGGCCACCCGCCCCTCCAGCTCCCGCACGCGCTCACGGGTCTGGACGAGGTCGGCGGTGACCCACCGCAGGTACTCCCGGAGCTTCTCTTCGCTCTCCATCAGCAGACCGCTCTCTCCGCAACCGTCGGGGTCCGTGCCGTCACTCGGACTTGCCCAGTTCCTTGTTGATGAAGTCGAAGATCTCGTCGTCCGACGCCGAACCGAGGCGCTGCGCGGCCGCGCGGGCGGTCGCGGGCGCCGCGCCGACGCGGGCGAGGACGTCGCGCGCCCGCGAGACCAGCGCGGACCGCCCCGGCTCGTCCGGCGGGATCGCGGCCAGGGCCGCGTCGAGCCGGTCCAGCTCGGCCAGCACCGAGTCCACGGTGACCGGCTCGGGCTCGGGCGTGAGCCGCCCGGCGAGGTGGCGCGCCAGCGCGGTGGGCGTCGGGTGGTCGAACACCAGCGTCGCGGGCAGCTTCAGCCCCGTCGCGCCGGTGAGGCGGTTGCGCAGCTGCACGGCCGCCAGCGAGTCGAACCCGATCTCCCGGAACGCCGTGCCCGGTTCGACGTCGGCGCCCGACGCGTGCCCGAGCACGGTGGCGACCTCGCCCCGGACCAGCCGCAGCAGCTCGCGGTCCCGCTCGGCCGCGGACAGGGCCAGCAGGCGCCCGCGCGGGTCCTCGTCCGCCCCGGCGGGCCGGTCCGCCGACCGCGCGGGCCCGGCGGCCAGGGCGCGCACCTCGGGCAGGTCGCGCAGCAGCGGTTTCGGCGTGCCGCCGTGCACGGCGGCGACGAACCGCCGCCAGTCCACGTCCACCACCGTGACGAAGGGCTCGTCGGCCTTGGTGCTCCAGCGCAGGGCGGACGCGGCGACGTCCGGGTCCATCGGCCGGAAGCCGCGGCGCCGGATGCGCTCCTCGTTCTCGTTGAGCGCGGCCATGCCCTCGCCCGCCCACAGGCCCCAGCCGACGGAGGTGCCGACCAGCCCCTCCACCCGGCGGCGCTGGGCCAGGGAGTCCAGGAAGGTGTTGCCCGCCGCGTACGCGCCCTGGCCCGCGGAGCCCAGCCCGCCGGAGACCGAGGAGAACAGGACGAACGCGTCCAGGTCGCGGTCCGCGGTCAGCTCGTGCAGGTTCAGCGCCGCGGTGACCTTGGGCCGCAGCACGACCTCCAGGTCGTCCGGCGACACGGAGTCGAGCACGCCGTCGTGCGACACGCCCGCCGTGTGCACCACCGCGGACAACCGCTCGCCCGCGGGCAGCCCGTCGAGCAGCGCGGCCAGCGCGTCGCGGTCGGCCGCGTCGCACGCGGCGACGGTGACCCGCGTGCCGAGCGCGGCCAGCTCGTCCACCAGTTCGGCCACCCCCGCCGCGGCGGGACCGCTGCGGCTGGCGAGCACCAGGTGCTCGGCGCCGTTGCGGGCCAGCCAGCGGGCGACGTGCTTGGCCAGGCCGCCGGTGCCGGTGACCAGCACGGTGCCGGAGGGCGCCCACCCGCCGTCGGGGGCGTGCTCGGCGGCCGGGACGCGGGCGAGCCTGCGGACGAACACCCCGGAGTCGCGGACGGCCACCTGGTCCTCGTCCCGGTCCGCCGCCAGCACCTCGCCCAGCCGGGCCGCGGCCCGGTCGGTGACCGCGGGTGGCACGTCGACCAGGCCGCCCCACCGCTGGGGGTGCTCCAGGGCGACGACCCGGCCGAGGCCCCAGGCCGTCGCCTGGAGCGGGGCGGTCAGCAGGTCGCCGGCGGCGGCGAGCACCGCGTCCCGCGTGGCCTGCCACAGGCGGGCCGCGATGCCCGCGTCGTCGAGCGCCTGGACGAGCGCGACCGACCGGGCCAGGCCACCCGGCACGCCCCGGTGGTCCGGCAGGGGGCGTTCGTCCAGGGCCAGCCAGGACAGCACGCCCGTCACCGCGCCGCGGTCCGCGACCACGTCCGCGAGCCGCCGGGCCAGCGACCCGCGGTCCGCGTCGGCGGGCACGACGACGTCGCGCACCTCGGCACCCCGCGCCGTCACGGCGGCCCGGGACGCCGACACCCACTCGTCGTCGACGTGGTCCTCGCCGACGACCAGCAGCCACGTGCCGGTCAGGCTCGCGTCCGGCGCGTCGCCGACACCGGTCCACCGGACGCGGTAGCACCAGGCGTCCAGGGCGTTCGCGCGGTGGGTCAGGGCGGAGCGCGCCGCGGCCAGTTGGTCGGGGGTGACCGGCCGGGCGACGAGCGCGTCGGCCGAGGCCACCGGGCGGCCGGCGGCGTCCGCGACGGTGAGCGCCGCGGACCCCTCGCCCAGCCGGCGGAACCGGACGCGCAGCGCCGCCGCACCCGTGGCGCGCAGCTGGAACCCCGTCCACGAGAACGGCAGCACCGCCCGGGTCGAGTCGCCGTGCAGGCCGATGATCGAGGCGTGCAGGGCCGAGTCCAGCAGGGCGGGGTGCAGGCCGAACCGGGCCGCCTCGGCCTCGTGCCCGGCCGGCAGGGCGACCTCGGCGAACACCTCGTCGCCGCGCCGCCACACCCGGCGCAGGCCCTGGAACGCGGCGCCGTAGCCGTAGCCCTGGTCCAGGAACCGGTCGTACACGCCCGTGAGGTCGAACTCCTCGGCGTCGACCGGCGGCCACGCGGACAGGTCCTCGCCGACCTCGTCCGCGGGCGTCGTGCCGAGCGCACCCGCCACGTGCTGGGTCCACTCGCCACCGTCCCCGGGCCTGGAGTACACGGCCAGGTCCCTGCGGGCCGCACCGTCGGGCGGGCCGACCACGACCTGCACATGGACGGCGCCCCGGTCGGGCAGGACGAGCGGGGCGTGCAGGGTCAGCTCCTCCACCCGGTCGCAGCCCACCTGGCGTGCGGCCCGGGTGGCCAGTTCGAGGAACCCGGTGCCGGGGAGCAGCACGGTGTCGAGCACGGCGTGGTCGGCCAGCCAGGGGTGGGTTCGCAGCGACAGCCTGCCGGTGAGCACGGTCCGCTCACCGTCCGCCAGCTCCACCGCGGCGCCCAGCAGCGGGTGGTCGGCTTCGGCGACGCCGAGCCCCACCGGGTCACCCGCCGCGGAGCGGTCACGGGGCATGAGCCAGTAGCTCTGCCGTTGGAAGGCGTAGGTGGGCAGGTCGACGGTGCGGGCGCCGGTATCGGTGAACACCGTCCGCCAGTCGACGTCCACACCGTGGCAGAACAGCTCGCCCGCCGACTGCAACACCCGGTCCAGGCCACCCTCGTCGCGCTTGAGCGTGCCCACCGCCACCGCCTCGACCCCGACCGCGTCGAAGGTCTCCTGCATCCCGACCGCCAGCACAGGATGCGGACTGACCTCCACGAACACCCGATGCCCATCCGCCAACGCGGCGCGTATGCCCTGCTCGAACCGCACCGTCCGCCGCAGATTCCGATACCAATAGCCCGCGTCCATCACCGTGGTGTCGATCCGCTGACCTTCCAGGGTCGAATACAGCGGAACCCCGGCCTCACGCGGCTCGATCCCGGCCAACACCTCCGCCAGCTCGGACTCGATCGCCTCCACATGGGCCGAATGCGACGCGTAGTCCACCGGCACCCGGCGAGCCCGAACACCCTCGGCCTCACAGCGGGCCACCAACACGTCCAACTCCGCCACATCACCGGAAACCACCGTCGAAGACGGGCCATTGACCGCCGCCACCGACACACCCGCACCCAACAACGGCAATACCCGCTCCTCGGGCAACGGCACCGACACCATCCCCCCGGCCCCGCTCAACGCCCGGATAGCGCGACTGCGCAAAGCGACCACCCGCGCCGCATCCTCCAACGACAACGCACCCGCCACACACGCCGCCGCGATCTCACCCTGCGAATGACCCACCACAGCCGCCGGCACCACACCCAGCCAGCGCCACAGCTCCGCCAACGACACCATCACCGCGAACAACACCGGCTGCACCACATCAACCCGATCAAAGCCAGTCCCCGACCGCACCGCCTCCAACAACGACCAACCGGTCAACGGGTCCAACACCGCCGCGCACTCACCCAACCGTCGAGCAAACACCCCCGACGACTCCAACAGGCCCACCGCCATAGCCGCCCACTGCGCCCCCTGCCCGGGGAACACGAACACCACACGCGAACCCACACCACCCGACCCCGACACCAAACCCGGAGCCGAATCACCCGACGCCAGCGCACCCACACCCGCCCGCAGCGCAGACCCGTCCCCCACCACGACGGCCCGGTGCTCGAACACCGAACGCGACAGCAACGAGAAACCAACGTCAACCGGGCGCACTCCGTCCACACCGGACAGGAGACGACGCGCCTGGGCCCGCAACGCCGCCGGCGTCTTGGCCGACAACACCCACGGCACCGAGGCGGGCGGCGCCAAGTCCTCCCCCGGTTCCGCGGCAGGCTGGTCCGGGGCCTGTTCGAGGATCACGTGCGAATTCGTCCCACTCACACCGAACGACGACACACCCACCCGCCGCGGACGACCCGTCTCGGGAAAAGCCCTCGCCTCGGTCAACACCTCCACCGCGCCGGATTCCCAGTCGACCTCCGGCGTGGGCTCATCCACGTGCAGAGTCTTGGGCAACAGCCCTTCCCGCAGCGCCATGACGCTCTTGATCACACCGGCCACGCCCGCGGCCGCCTGCGCGTGACCGATGTTCGACTTCAACGACCCCAACCACAACGGCTCACCACGACCCTGCCCATAGGTCGCCAACAACGCCTGCGCCTCGATCGGATCACCCAACCGAGTACCGGTCCCATGCGCCTCCACCGCATCCACATCGGATGGCGATAAACCGGCGTTGGCCAACGCCTGCCGGATCACCCGCTGCTGCGACGGACCATTCGGCGCCGTCAACCCGTTCGACGCACCGTCCTGGTTCACCGCCGAACCCCGCACCACCGCCAACACCCGATGACCATTCCGCCGCGCGTCCGACAACCGCTCCACCAGCAGTGCGCCGGCACCTTCGGACCACCCGGTCCCGTCCGCGGACGCCGAGAACGCCTTGCACCGGCCGTCCGGCGCCAACCCGCGCTGACGGCTGAACTCGACGAACAGGGTGGGCGTGGCCATCAGTGCCACACCGCCCACCACGGCCAGGTCGCACTCCCCCGACCTCAGGGCCTGCCCGGCCAGGTGCAGGGCCACGAGCGAGGCGGAGCACGCGGTGTCCACCGAGACGGCGGGTCCCTCGAAGCCGAACGTGTAGGAGATCCGACCGGAGATGACGCTGGCCGAGCCGCTGGTCAGCAGGTACCCCTGGTAGTCCTCGGGTGAGCCGGGCAGCAGGTTGGCGTAGTCCTGGCCGCCCGCGCCGACGAACACCCCGGTGCGGCTGCCGCGCAGGCCCGCCGGGTCGATCCCGGCGCGTTCGAACACCTCCCAGGAGATCTCCAGCAGCATCCGCTGCTGGGGGTCCAGGCCCAGTGCCTCCTTGGGCGAGATGCCGAAGAACGCCGCGTCGAACTCGTCGGGCGCGGTGAGGAAACCGCCTTCGCGGGCGTAGGTCCGGCCGATGCGGCCGGGATCGGGGTCGTAGAGGTCGTCCAGGTCCCAGCCGCGGTCGGTCGGGAAGGGGCCGACGACGTCCGTG
This portion of the Saccharothrix syringae genome encodes:
- a CDS encoding type I polyketide synthase, which produces MANDEKLVSYFKKVTADLYQTRHRLRELERRRGEPIAIIGMACRFPGGVTSPEGLWRLVADGTDAIGPFPDTRGWDVDALYDPDPEQVGKTYVRDGGFLYGADRFDPAFFEVSPREALAIDAQQRQLLEVAWEVFERAGIAPHTVKDKPVGVYAGVMYGDYGHRVRQVPDGIEGYLLAGSAGSIASGRVAYSLGLTGPAVTVDTACSSSLVSLHLAAQGLRSGDCELALAGGVTVMSDPTAYVEFSRQRALSPDGRCRSFSADADGAGWGEGVGLLLLERLSDARRNGHRVLAVVRGSAVNQDGASNGLTAPNGPSQQRVIRQALANAGLSPSDVDVVEAHGTGTRLGDPIEAQALLATYGQERDRPLWLGSLKSNIGHAQAAAGVAGVIKMVMALREGLLPKTLHAEERTPEVDWSAGAVELLTEARPWPEKEGARRAGVSSFGISGTNAHVILEQADELVAEESPEEPVTPVDLPVVPWVLSAKSENALCAQAERLLTRLDDPSAGDPLDIAFSLTTTRTAFEHRAVVVGNGPVLRAGLAALASGGSAPGLVSGSVVPGGLGVLFSGQGGQWVGMGRELHAAFPVFAEAFDEVCAAFGDGLREVVFDGAEDLDDTGWAQPGLFAVEVALFRLLTSWGVSPGVLAGHSIGELAAAHVAGVWSLGDAVRVVAARGRLMAALPAGGAMVAVQATEEEVTGRGVDIAAVNGPDSVVLSGDEQQVLAVAAEFAALGRRTKRLRVSHAFHSVLIEPMLDEYRAVLEEVSYQVPNLPLISTVTGAVVSDEVCDPAYWVGQVRSTVRFHDAVQAMTAVGTFLEVGPDAVLSGLVDGCVSTQRRDREQVHSLVSALGALHSRGVAVDWPAFFAGTGARVVDLPTYPFEHQRYWLDAGSGAGDIGAAGLGAAGHPLLGATVRLADGDGVVLTGRLSRRTHSWLTDHVIMGATLLPGTALLELAVHAGDQVGASRVEELTLHAPLLLPEREAVHVQVVVGPPDGDERREVGVHSRPESDEDGWTRHAAGVLVPDRTAPAPPPDQWPPAGAAVLDAEGLYARLAGTGHGYGPAFRGLRAAWRAGDTAFAEVELPEDLRADASSFGLHPALLDAALHAIGLSGLLPSDEGRLPFTWTGVSLHAAGAGALRVALTRLGPDTVSMAVADASGAPVATIGSLVLRPVTADRLRERGPDALWHLDWVDRPFPARSGGGTWAVLGDRVLAGALRGAGHRVDVRADLAELLRAVDEGATTPDTVVVACPAAGDGPVPDAVRDVTTAALALVRAWSAEPRLDGARLVLVTAGAVATRPGEDVTDLAQAAAWGLVRSAQTEQPGRFVLVDAGTGGPDALAAVLPAVVAGDEPQVALRAGGAVVPRLARPDAPAGATPFGPGSTVLVTGGTGVLGGLVARHLATAHGVRDLVLASRRGPDAPGVAELVAELTDLGARVRVVACDLADREAAAALVDAADPTAVVHAAGLVDDGVLASLTPERVAGVLRPKVDAAWHLHELTEDRDLSAFVLFSSAASVFGGAGQAPYAAANAFLDALAVHRAARGLPATALAWGFWAELSAMTENLSATDRARAARGGVVPMPTGQGLALFDAAVATPRPALVPVRLDLAAVRRGGDVPVVLRGLVRAPARRVVDAGGHGTDALRRRLAGLVGTEREPAVLDVVRVEVAAVLGHASPDAVVPDKAFQEMGFDSLTAVELRNRLDAATGLRLPATLVFDHPSPAAVARLVLGELGEGGAVPAAPVGPALPAAVVAGDPVVIVGMACRFPGGVTSPEDLWRVVATGTDVVGPFPTDRGWDLDDLYDPDPGRIGRTYAREGGFLTAPDEFDAAFFGISPKEALGLDPQQRMLLEISWEVFERAGIDPAGLRGSRTGVFVGAGGQDYANLLPGSPEDYQGYLLTSGSASVISGRISYTFGFEGPAVSVDTACSASLVALHLAGQALRSGECDLAVVGGVALMATPTLFVEFSRQRGLAPDGRCKAFSASADGTGWSEGAGALLVERLSDARRNGHRVLAVVRGSAVNQDGASNGLTAPNGPSQQRVIRQALANAGLSPSDVDAVEAHGTGTRLGDPIEAQALLATYGQGRGEPLWLGSLKSNIGHAQAAAGVAGVIKSVMALREGLLPKTLHVDEPTPEVDWESGAVEVLTEARAFPETGRPRRVGVSSFGVSGTNSHVILEQAPDQPAAEPGEDLAPPASVPWVLSAKTPAALRAQARRLLSGVDGVRPVDVGFSLLSRSVFEHRAVVVGDGSALRAGVGALASGDSAPGLVSGSGGVGSRVVFVFPGQGAQWAAMAVGLLESSGVFARRLGECAAVLDPLTGWSLLEAVRSGTGFDRVDVVQPVLFAVMVSLAELWRWLGVVPAAVVGHSQGEIAAACVAGALSLEDAARVVALRSRAIRALSGAGGMVSVPLPEERVLPLLGAGVSVAAVNGPSSTVVSGDVAELDVLVARCEAEGVRARRVPVDYASHSAHVEAIESELAEVLAGIEPREAGVPLYSTLEGQRIDTTVMDAGYWYRNLRRTVRFEQGIRAALADGHRVFVEVSPHPVLAVGMQETFDAVGVEAVAVGTLKRDEGGLDRVLQSAGELFCHGVDVDWRTVFTDTGARTVDLPTYAFQRQSYWLMPRDRSAAGDPVGLGVAEADHPLLGAAVELADGERTVLTGRLSLRTHPWLADHAVLDTVLLPGTGFLELATRAARQVGCDRVEELTLHAPLVLPDRGAVHVQVVVGPPDGAARRDLAVYSRPGDGGEWTQHVAGALGTTPADEVGEDLSAWPPVDAEEFDLTGVYDRFLDQGYGYGAAFQGLRRVWRRGDEVFAEVALPAGHEAEAARFGLHPALLDSALHASIIGLHGDSTRAVLPFSWTGFQLRATGAAALRVRFRRLGEGSAALTVADAAGRPVASADALVARPVTPDQLAAARSALTHRANALDAWCYRVRWTGVGDAPDASLTGTWLLVVGEDHVDDEWVSASRAAVTARGAEVRDVVVPADADRGSLARRLADVVADRGAVTGVLSWLALDERPLPDHRGVPGGLARSVALVQALDDAGIAARLWQATRDAVLAAAGDLLTAPLQATAWGLGRVVALEHPQRWGGLVDVPPAVTDRAAARLGEVLAADRDEDQVAVRDSGVFVRRLARVPAAEHAPDGGWAPSGTVLVTGTGGLAKHVARWLARNGAEHLVLASRSGPAAAGVAELVDELAALGTRVTVAACDAADRDALAALLDGLPAGERLSAVVHTAGVSHDGVLDSVSPDDLEVVLRPKVTAALNLHELTADRDLDAFVLFSSVSGGLGSAGQGAYAAGNTFLDSLAQRRRVEGLVGTSVGWGLWAGEGMAALNENEERIRRRGFRPMDPDVAASALRWSTKADEPFVTVVDVDWRRFVAAVHGGTPKPLLRDLPEVRALAAGPARSADRPAGADEDPRGRLLALSAAERDRELLRLVRGEVATVLGHASGADVEPGTAFREIGFDSLAAVQLRNRLTGATGLKLPATLVFDHPTPTALARHLAGRLTPEPEPVTVDSVLAELDRLDAALAAIPPDEPGRSALVSRARDVLARVGAAPATARAAAQRLGSASDDEIFDFINKELGKSE